The proteins below are encoded in one region of Corvus hawaiiensis isolate bCorHaw1 chromosome 3, bCorHaw1.pri.cur, whole genome shotgun sequence:
- the HS3ST5 gene encoding heparan sulfate glucosamine 3-O-sulfotransferase 5 codes for MLFKQQALLRQKLFVLGSLAIGSLLYLVARVGSLDRLQPLCPIDGRFGPRGQDEIPLRALQFKRGLLHEFRKGNATKEQIRLHNLVQQLPKAIIIGVRKGGTRALLEMLNLHPAVVKASQEIHFFDNDENYAKGIEWYRKKMPFSYPHQITIEKSPAYFITEEVPERIYKMNSSIKLLIIVREPTTRAISDYTQVLEGKERKNKTYYKFEKLAIDPNTCEVNTKYKAVRTSIYTKHLERWLKYFPIEQFHIVDGDRLITDPLPELQLVEKFLNLPPRISQYNLYFNATRGFYCLRFNIVFNKCLAGSKGRIHPEVDTSVITKLRKFFHPFNQKFYQITARTFNWP; via the exons ATGCTATTCAAACAGCAGGCGTTGCTGAGACAGAAGCTCTTTGTGCTAGGCAGCCTTGCTATTGGAAGTCTCCTATATCTAGTTGCCAGAGTTGGGAGTTTGGATAG ACTACAGCCCCTGTGCCCCATCGATGGTCGTTTTGGACCCCGCGGCCAGGACGAAATCCCATTGAGAGCCCTGCAGTTCAAACGAGGTCTGCTCCATGAATTTCGAAAGGGCAATGCCACCAAGGAACAAATTCGACTGCACAATCTGGTTCAGCAGCTTCCCAAGGCCATTATCATTGGGGTGCGGAAAGGAGGCACCCGAGCACTACTGGAGATGCTGAACCTTCACCCTGCAGTGGTCAAAGCTTCTCAAGAGATTCACTTCTTTGACAATGATGAAAACTATGCCAAGGGAATTGAGTGGTACcggaaaaaaatgcctttttcttacCCTCATCAAATAACAATTGAGAAAAGCCCTGCGTATTTTATCACCGAGGAAGTACCTGAAAGGATTTACAAAATGAACTCATCTATCAAATTATTGATCATTGTCAGGGAACCTACCACAAGAGCTATTTCTGATTACACTCAGGTGCTGGaaggcaaggaaagaaagaacaaaacttACTACAAATTTGAGAAGCTGGCTATTGATCCTAATACCTGCGAAGTGAACACTAAATACAAGGCAGTGAGAACCAGCATCTACACAAAACATCTGGAGAGGTGGTTAAAATACTTCCCAATCGAGCAGTTTCATATTGTGGATGGAGACCGGCTCATCACAGACCCACTACCAGAACTCCAGCTGGTTGAGAAGTTCCTAAATCTTCCTCCAAGGATAAGTCAGTACAATTTATACTTCAATGCCACCAGAGGGTTTTACTGCTTGCGATTTAACATTGTCTTTAACAAGTGCCTGGCGGGTAGCAAGGGACGCATCCATCCAGAGGTGGATACCTCTGTCATTACCAAATTGCGCAAGTTCTTCCATCCTTTTAATCAGAAATTTTACCAGATCACGGCGAGGACATTTAACTGGCCCTAA